A stretch of the Rosa rugosa chromosome 5, drRosRugo1.1, whole genome shotgun sequence genome encodes the following:
- the LOC133708253 gene encoding ATP-dependent DNA helicase homolog RECG, chloroplastic: MALAVSAGMCFGGNGLRSAIAFEAEKGYRNALGSKMRFSTFLLSKVLKLCSRSKHNFAKSILEEADSYGIASISDRSKLLNKVSVLMGYDGLHDLIENERAEKHYGMNFKDAMDDFDASFVCKRFPSIILGDSPPVELYDGTANFFEKMTLLTTQSPEGFPSGSTVEEQEGDYLYETGDSLYPAFPSEETSLLTDDQSTTLATERYSYQPVPVEESSNKVSHKSQKNVPDEVFLDNSISCIPGISKKRLSQLENCGFHTVRKLLHHFPRTYADLQNAQIDIDDGQYLIFIGKILKSRGIKAGTSFSIVEVVVGCEIADNKITEHKDDSTDCRRKTIYLHLKKFFRGTRFTSLPFLRIVEKKHREGDFVCVSGKVRIMPAKDHYEMREYNIDVLKDENDLSFHAKGRPYPIYPSKGGLNPDVLRDIIARVVQVLPINIDPIPKRITLEFGLLSLHDAYTEIHQPKSMSEADLARKRLIFDEFFYLQLARLYQMLEGLGTQIEKDGLLNKYRKPESSAAYMEDWSSLTKKFLKALPYALTGSQLTAVSEIIWDLRQPVPMNRLLQGDVGCGKTVVAFLACMEVMGSGYQAAFMVPTELLAVQHYEHLKNLLETMEDVECKPSIALLTGSTPSKQSRMIQKSLQTGEISMVIGTTSLIADRVEFSALRIAVVDEQHRFGVIQRGRFNSKLYYTSIISNMLATNSDGTSKGEKHMAPHVLAMSATPIPRTLALALYGDMSLTQITDLPPGRIPVETFIIQGNENGYEDAYEMMLDELKEGGKVYLVYPVIEQSEQLPQLRAASADFEAISHRFQGYSCGLLHGKMKSDEKDEALRKFRSGETNILLATQVIEIGVDVPDASMMVVMNAERFGIAQLHQLRGRVGRGVRKSKCILLASSESSLPRLKVLGKSSDGFYLANMDLLLRGPGNLLGKKQSGHLPEFPIARLEIDGNILQEAHLAALKILGDSHDLEQFPLLKAELSMRQPLSILGD, encoded by the exons ATGGCACTGGCAGTTTCAGCTGGCATG TGTTTCGGTGGAAATGGATTGAGAAGTGCAATAGCTTTTGAAGCTGAGAAGGGATATCGGAATGCATTGGGTAGCAAAATGAG GTTCAGTACTTTTCTCCTTTCCAAAGTATTGAAATTATGTTCTCGATCAAAGCATAACTTTGCTAAGAGTATTTTGGAGGAGGCAGATAGTTATGGCATAGCAAGCATCTCAGATCGGTCAAAGTTGCTTAACAAG gTATCTGTTTTGATGGGTTATGATGGTCTTCATGATTTAATTGAGAATGAAAGAGCTGAAAAGCATTATGGTATGAATTTTAAAGATGCAATGGATGATTTTGATGCCTCCTTTGTCTGCAAGAGATTTCCATCAATCATTTTGGGTGATTCCCCTCCGGTGGAATTGTATGATGGGACTGCTAATTTCTTTGAAAAAATGACACTTTTAACAACTCAAAGTCCTGAAGGATTTCCTTCTGGCTCTACGGTTGAAGAGCAGGAGGGAGATTATCTCTATGAAACAGGGGATTCTCTGTATCCTGCGTTTCCAAGTGAAGAAACTTCCTTGTTAACAGATGATCAGTCCACGACTTTGGCTACTGAGAGATACTCATATCAACCAGTTCCTGTGGAGGAATCTTCTAACAAAGTTTCGCATAAATCACAAAAGAATGTGCCTGATGAGGTGTTCCTGGACAATTCTATCAGTTGTATACCTGGAATAAGTAAGAAGCGTCTCAGTCAGCTAGAAAATTGTGGCTTTCATACG GTGCGGAAATTGCTGCACCACTTTCCTCGGACCTATGCTGATTTACAGAATGCTCAAATTGACATAGATGATGGACAGTACTTGATTTTCATTGGAAAGATATTAAAATCAAG GGGAATCAAAGCTGGTACTTCTTTTTCAATTGTTGAGGTTGTCGTGGGTTGTGAAATTGCTGACAATAAAATAACCGAGCATAAGGATGATTCTACCGATTGTAGAAGGAAGACAATATATTTGCATCTGAAGAAATTTTTTCGTGGTACACGTTTTACTTCTCTACCGTTTCTTAGAATAGTTGAGAAGAAGCACAGAGAGGGAGACTTTGTATGTGTTAGTGGTAAG GTGAGGATAATGCCTGCCAAAGATCACTATGAAATGAGAGAATATAATATTGATGTCCTTAAAGATGAAAATGACTTGTCTTTTCATGCAAAAGGGAGGCCATATCCTATATACCCTTCAAAAGGAGGCTTAAATCCTGACGTTTTGAGAGATATCATTGCAAG AGTTGTACAAGTTTTACCTATCAATATTGATCCTATTCCTAAAAGAATCACTCTGGAATTTGGGCTGCTCAGTCTTCATGAT GCTTATACTGAGATTCACCAACCGAAGAGTATGAGTGAAGCTGATTTGGCTCGGAAGAGGCTAATATTTGATGAGTTCTTTTACCTTCAG CTAGCGCGCTTATACCAAATGCTTGAAGGGCTTGGTACACAAATAGAGAAAGATGGATTGCTAAATAAGTATAGGAAACCTGAATCAAGTGCTGCTTATATGGAAGACTGGTCCAGTCTTACCAAGAAGTTTCTAAAAGCTCTTCCATATGCCCTTACGGGTAGTCAGCTCACTGCTGTTTCAGAAATTATCTGGGATCTCAGGCAACCAGTTCCAATGAATCGGCTTTTGCAG GGTGATGTTGGCTGTGGTAAAACTGTAGTTGCTTTTCTAGCATGCATGGAGGTAATGGGCTCTGGATACCAG GCAGCTTTCATGGTTCCTACTGAGTTGCTTGCCGTCCAGCATTACGAGCACTTGAAGAATTTGCTTGAAACTATGGAGGATGTTGAGTGCAAACCTTCTATTGCCTTACTAACAGGATCAACCCCATCAAAACAATCACGGATGATTCAAAAG AGTCTCCAGACTGGAGAGATATCAATGGTCATTGGAACGACTAGTTTAATAGCTGACCGTGTGGAGTTCTCTGCATTACGGATTGCTGTGGTGGATGAACAACATCGTTTTGGTGTCATCCAGAGAGGACGGTTTAACAGTAAG CTATACTATACCTCCATAATATCTAACATGCTAGCCACAAACTCAGATGGGACCTCCAAAGGTGAAAAGCATATGGCTCCTCATGTTCTTGCCATGTCAGCTACTCCGATCCCAAGGACGCTTGCTCTGGCTTTATATGGGGATATGTCATTAACACAA ATAACAGACTTGCCACCAGGAAGAATACCAGTGGAGACATTCATTATTCAAGGAAATGAAAATGGGTATGAGGATGCATATGAG ATGATGCTTGATGAGTTAAAAGAAGGAGGCAAAGTGTATCTAGTGTATCCAGTCATTGAACAATCTGAGCAGCTGCCTCAACTCCGTGCAGCTTCTGCGGATTTTGAAGCTATATCTCATAGGTTTCAGGGCTACAGCTGTGGATTGTTGCATGGAAAAATGAAGAGTGATGAGAAAGATGAAGCACTGAGAAAGTTTAGGTCTGGAGAAACAAATATACTTCTTGCCACACAAGTAATTGAGATTGGTGTTGATGTCCCAGATGCATCTATGATGGTTGTTATGAATGCTGAGAGGTTTGGGATTGCTCAGTTACATCAGCTTAGAGGACGAGTTGGACGAGGTGTGAGAAAGTCTAAGTGTATACTGTTAGCATCTTCTGAGAGTAGCCTACCACGGCTGAAGGTCCTTGGGAAATCATCAGATGGGTTTTACTTGGCGAATATGGACCTTCTTTTACGTGGACCTGGTAACTTGCTTGGCAAGAAACAGTCGGGACATCTTCCAGAGTTTCCTATTGCAAGATTGGAAATAGATGGCAATATCTTACAAGAAGCACACCTTGCTGCTCTG aaAATTTTAGGTGATTCTCATGATTTGGAGCAATTCCCGCTGCTCAAAGCAGAGCTTAGCATGAGACAGCCTCTGTCTATTCTGGGTGACTGA
- the LOC133710011 gene encoding homeobox-leucine zipper protein HOX3 yields the protein MASLELTMSVPGFSSYPSLPSSVRNLDINQVPLAQRPDQEEILEDEEDSSNGSGGPPRKKLRLTKEQSRLLEESFRQHHTLNPRQKEALALQLKLRPRQVEVWFQNRRARSKLKQTEMECEYLKRWFGSLTEQNRRLQREVEELRAMKVGPPTVISPHTCEPLPASTLTMCPRCERVTTTSTTTGPTKTKISAAANTALSSKVATPAL from the exons ATGGCGAGCTTGGAGTTGACTATGTCTGTTCCTGGCTTCTCTTCCTACCCATCTCTTCCTTCCTCTG TGAGGAACTTGGACATAAACCAAGTACCATTGGCACAAAGACCAGATCAAGAAGAAATACTGGAGGACGAAGAAGATAGCAGCAACGGGTCGGGCGGCCCGCCCCGGAAGAAGCTCCGTCTCACCAAGGAACAGTCCCGTCTTCTCGAAGAGAGCTTCAGACAACACCACACCTTAAACCCC AGGCAGAAAGAGGCTTTGGCTTTGCAGTTGAAGCTGAGGCCACGCCAAGTTGAGGTGTGGTTTCAAAATCGTAGGGCCAG GAGCAAGCTGAAGCAAACAGAGATGGAATGCGAGTATTTGAAGAGATGGTTCGGATCACTGACTGAACAGAATAGGAGGCTGCAGAGGGAGGTCGAAGAGCTGAGGGCCATGAAAGTTGGTCCACCAACTGTGATTTCCCCCCATACGTGCGAGCCTCTTCCGGCATCCACCCTCACTATGTGCCCTCGTTGCGAGCGAGTCACCACCACGTCCACAACCACCGGCCCTACAAAGACAAAAATCTCGGCCGCTGCCAACACCGCCTTGTCCTCTAAAGTGGCGACGCCCGCCCTCTAA